The following proteins are co-located in the Xiphophorus hellerii strain 12219 chromosome 2, Xiphophorus_hellerii-4.1, whole genome shotgun sequence genome:
- the ca12 gene encoding LOW QUALITY PROTEIN: carbonic anhydrase 12 (The sequence of the model RefSeq protein was modified relative to this genomic sequence to represent the inferred CDS: deleted 1 base in 1 codon) has translation MRILSFIASVLLLLTSLSFLHGAEWTYSGSTGQDYWSNKYPYCAGPFQSPIDITSDLLRFSPTLRPIEVRNYKLSSKEQLTLRNNGHSLQLSLPPTMYVSGLPNQFTATQLHLHWASSNWHTGSEHLVDSRQFAAELHIVHYNSDKYPDINTAIDKSDGLVVLGVLIKVNDFNPAYEQILRFINGAKYKNFEVRVPGFNIRELLPARLDEFYRYDGSLTTPPCFPSVLWTVFRNHVTISHQQYLALATSLVASSVQDPEVNPLNNNFRKPQPIDSRVVLVSFKEGRGLHGILTVSPPFMRKRVVQQLLAGDLADLADEGLYQLLPSGSQTLQAGKKKDPMSRQSVTLAKPKQQTKNPSLWKKSQTNCHVGKLGMAENTLCYTSLEQSISHQLKQSHLGNELVETLKDTIYPELNLKSYLDCKSDLALSTIRRILCRHPTDEALELDRSLAKALVNHKKTSVATKHEGSRTKHGGLSSAVPQKPLRQYHPHPWLLPMEWED, from the exons ATGCGCATTTTGAGTTTCATCGCCAGCGTGCTCCTGCTGCTGACTTCCCTCAGCTTCCTTCACG GTGCTGAATGGACGTATAGTG GATCAACAGGACAGGATTACTGGAGCAACAAATACCCTTACTGTGCCGGTCCTTTCCAGTCTCCAATAGACATCACGTCAGACCTACTGAGGTTCAGTCCCACTCTACGTCCGATTGAGGTGCGAAACTACAAACTGTCATCGAAGGAACAACTCACTCTTAGAAACAATGGACACTCTT TGCAACTATCTTTGCCCCCGACGATGTATGTTTCTGGCTTGCCAAATCAATTCACTGCAACCCAGCTGCATCTCCACTGGGCCTCCTCTAATTGGCATACAGGATCTGAACACTTGGTGGACAGCAGGCAGTTTGCAGCAGAG CTGCATATAGTACATTACAATTCGGACAAGTACCCTGACATTAACACTGCTATAGACAAATCTGATGGTTTGGTGGTGCTGGGTGTCCTCATTAAGGTGA ATGATTTCAATCCTGCCTATGAACAGATTCTGAGGTTTATCAATGGCGCCAAATACAAAA ATTTCGAAGTGCGAGTGCCTGGTTTTAACATTAGAGAACTGCTCCCTGCTCGTTTGGATGAATTTTACCGA TACGACGGGTCACTGACGACTCCTCCATGTTTTCCAAGCGTGCTTTGGACAGTTTTTCGAAATCATGTCACCATTTCTCACCAACAG tatctgGCTCTAGCAACGTCCCTAGTTGCCTCCAGTGTCCAGGACCCAGAGGTTAACCCACTTAATAACAACTTCAGGAAGCCACAACCCATCGACAGCCGTGTTGTCCTGGTCTCTTTCAAGGAAG GCAGAGGACTGCATGGTATTCTTACAGTTTCACCTCCATTCATGAGGAAGCGAGTTGTTCAGCAGCTGCTGGCTGGCGACCTTGCAGACTTGGCAGATGAAGGGCTGTATCAGCTCCTACCGAGTGGTTCACAGACTCTCCAAGCTGGCAAGAAAAAAGATCCCATGAGCCGGCAGAGTGTGACGCTGgccaaaccaaaacaacaaactaagAATCCATCTCTTTGGAAGAAGAGTCAGACCAACTGCCATGTGGGAAAGCTGGGAATGGCTGAAAACACGCTTTGCTACACTTCACTGGAGCAGAGCATTTCCCATCAGCTCAAACAGTCCCACTTGGGAAATGAGTTGGTTGAAACTCTCAAAGACACAATTTACCCAGAGCTCAACCTCAAGAGCTATCTAGACTGTAAGTCAGATTTAGCCCTCTCTACCATTAGACGCATTCTCTGCAGACATCCAACGGATGAGGCTTTGGAATTGGACCGCTCCCTGGCAAAAGCTTTGGTGAATCATAAGAAGACTTCAGTGGCAACTAAACATGAAGGGTCAAGGACAAAGCATGGTGGCCTTTCCTCTGCTGTTCCACAGAAACCTCTCAGGCAGTACCATCCACATCCTTGGCTTTTGCCAATGGAGTGGGAAGACTAG
- the LOC116709169 gene encoding BPTI/Kunitz domain-containing protein, translated as MKKLLFLGIVLSALHTSNSQKQEFCNLPNDPGEGTTFTFFVYYKHEEDKCLPFFYQGQGGNANRFKSERECMRNCSINSEKLYPMDETAACHFKYAAGGCNSFRVRYYYDSIHDKCKKFLWSGCFGNGNRFFDFQSCNRTCVGIHDEGDEPEEDEPDTPITIIFAVLLSIVIFAVLLTVDSPCGEVKEKTPKEESQGGKDRHTSSREWDRNDIGMLLFSKKKTPFFHLVAIKN; from the exons ATGAAGAAACTTCTGTTTTTAGGAATTGTTTTGTCAGCACTTCACACCAGCAACTCACAAAAACAAG AATTCTGCAATCTGCCCAATGATCCAGGTGAAGGCACAACTTTCACGTTTTTTGTGTATTACAAACATGAAGAAGACAAGTGCTTGCCTTTCTTCTACCAAGGCCAGGGAGGAAACGCCAACCGTTTCAAAAGTGAAAGAGAGTGCATGAGAAACTGTTCAATCAATTCAGAGAAGTTGTACCCAATGGATG aaactgcagcttgtcactttaaatatgCGGCTGGAGGGTGTAATAGTTTCCGCGTCAGATACTACTACGACTCCATTCATGACAAATGCAAAAAGTTCCTTTGGAGTGGATGCTTTGGAAATGGAAACAGATTCTTTGACTTCCAGAGCTGCAATAGGACTTGTGTTGGCATTCATG ATGAAGGGGATGAGCCTGAGGAGGATGAACCGGACACTCCTATTA CCATCATCTTTGCGGTTCTGCTTTCCATTGTCATTTTTGCTGTCTTGTTAACTGTGGATTCTCCTTGTGGTGAAGTCAAA gaaaaaacaccaaaagaagAAAGTCAAGGAGGCAAAGACCGACACACCTCTTCAAGGGAGTGGGATAGAAATGACATAGGAATGCTCCtcttctctaaaaaaaaaacacctttttttcaCCTGGTTGCCATTAAGAACTAA